Genomic DNA from Chelonia mydas isolate rCheMyd1 chromosome 6, rCheMyd1.pri.v2, whole genome shotgun sequence:
CTCCTACTGCCTCGGTTTCCAATCTGCAAAAGCCAAGGTGTGAGGGTATTTGTGAGACTtaattctttaatatttttaaagcatgttgAGGTCTTCAGGTGGCAGCTGCTATAGAAGTGGAAGGTAatcaattaattattattatttacaagtTTAGATAGATTTCACTCTATCCTCCATACACCTGTATGGTTTTAATTTTCTGGCTTTCCAGGGATATTAATTTCATCATCAGCCATTGACAAGGATACCTTGGAATTTACTATTTTACTGAAATGGAAAATTttaacaaagtaaaactttaagcgatggtttttttcccccattcctcCCTGAGTTCTCACCTCAGAACGTAACTAATAACAATTACAAAGCTGGGATAATTTGCATAAAATTGCATCTCAAATTGCATGCAACAATGGTTTGACAGAAAAGCTGTATAGTAAGTAGTTACTGCTTTCCGCTTCAGCATGCAGTTTTGTATCCTATGAATCACCGTAGCAGAAAGCTTGAAACTTACACTTGAATGCAAAAACAAAATGTGGGGAACCTGAGGGAGCCTCCTGTTGGAAATAAATGCAGAAGTGTAGGCAACTTTAGCTTGTTTACAAAATGCCATAACCcaaattgcaaatatttgctGATATTACAGTGGAAAACTGATTTATGTTTGAAATTCACTGTCAGACATGCTcctattttaactttttaaaaatttaatattttacaaagtTTTTTGAGTTGCATTAAGatatgcaagtgtgtgtgtgtgtatttttctctttaaatgtaTAATTATATGGCTTTAAATACAGATAGAGACATATAGATAATTTGGGAGATATACATTTGGTTAACTTGAAAGCTCTGAAGTGTCATTTGTGACTCTATAGTAGGAActtcaacagcattttccaaagtgacttttttctgcctcccctccctcctccaaaaaatcaaaatgtactTCATGAAACTATTGTATATGAAGCACTTATTAGCCGTAATTAAATGGACAATATGAATTTACTACGTCTTTAGGACTCTGGCTTGTTCTGGTTTAGAGCAAAATGATTAATGCAAATACATATTACTTGAGATAACCATTTAGCAGCTAATTTAGCCAAATTTATTACAGCAGTTAGAGGTTTTTCATTTTAGCAGACGGAGACAAGGGCATGCCAAAAGCAGAAGGTGTGTATGAATGCACACTGCCCTCTAGTGCGCAAAGCTTCCTGGGATTAACAGAAAATACAGACAAGCAGAGTATGCACTGGAGTAATAATATCCAGATGTAAGTATTCTAGGCATTCTTTAAAATAATGCCAGTGTAAAGTATTTTATTTCCATGAAAGATAAGCATCTTATTATTTCTGTACTAGAAAAGAAGAATCAGATACAAATCAAAGCAATTTTGACTGGGTAACATTGTGGTTAGAGAATTATTTTAaacttctgtattttttaaactctctttCTGTGGGCATCTAATATCACAGTTTCACATTACTGATTGTTTTTACTTCTTCTCCATTCCTGGTTATATTTCAGGCCCTGCAGAGAGTTGTCACTCTGCTTGACTCTAACCAAAAGTCAATTCGGCACCTCCCTTAGGCCACAGTTCCTTTCGCAATCTGTTGGTAGATTTATTTTGCTCCAGTATTAAGCAAAGTCTCCCAGGACCTTCCCCCTGCTGACCAATGGAGATTTGATTCATCTGCGAACTGTAAATTCTGTTTGACAAGATCAAAAGAAACAGATATATAAGTTCAGTAGTTGATATCTCGTGCAATAAGGAGAAATGATCAAAGAACAGGGTAGAGTATCTTCCCAAACCTTTCAAATATCCAGACTCTCAAAGAGTTCTACCTGCAAGCAATGAATAAatcacatacattttttttttaacaatttgttGTCAAATGCACTGAAAATAGCCAGGCAGCATTAGGTATTTTGTGGGCCTCAGAGATCTGTAGTCCTCTTTGCTCTTCCTCTCACATTGGAGCTCCCAAAAACTGATTAAAGACTTATTCCAAATGATTGTAGCCCATGATTCTCCACTGGTGCACTAGTAAATAGTTGAACTTATTTGTCATCTTACTGGCATTCGGCATTGAACATACAAAACGGGACAAGTGCGTTCCATTTCTTTACATTGGGAATTGTAGAGATGAACATTATTTTACTAGGATACTAACACAATATTTAttgtcctttttgttttcttcccagtGCTGAATAAGGGTCAGTGTGTAACTAAATATTACCGCTGGATGCAGAAGAATGGAGGGTACATCTGGATACAGTCCAGTGCTACCATAGCTATCAATGCCAAGAACGCAAATGAGAAGAATATCATCTGGGTCAATTACCTTCTTAGGTATAAGTTTCAGTCACTTCCTTTATTTGAATTTCTGTCTCTGTTACTTGACTCACATTGAAAGGtatagagtaaaaagaaaaacaatggcAACTACAGAAAGTTAATATGAGATGAGCTTTCTCATCTGTTCGTGCTCAGAACCAGCTCCTTCTGGTGGAAGTTATTAAGACATCTGTCATGTCTCAGGTTATTGGGAACTTCTTGAATGATTACGCTATGTTCGTATTAAAGTAACCCTCCATCAGTTTTATTGCAGGCCTCCATTGCCTTGAATTCAACCCAGCACTAGCTGAAACTCCCAAAGACTTGGCCCACCATGCACTGGGCTTGTTATAAAACATGTGATGGATTTTTAAGCAGTGGTTTCTTTGGTTATTGCAAAATCCTGGTCTGACATCTGAAGGCGATCTTCCTGGGACATTACAGACATGTCTCTTGGAAAGGTGATCTTCATTCCAATATGCCTTCTTGCGATGACAGGCATTAAGGCAGTACTCACCttgaaagatggaaaaaaataaataaatgcagaagaAGCCTgttaagtagagctggttggaacgtttttgacaaaacttttttaTTGTCAAAATATGCTATGTTGTCgaagccaaaacatttcagtttaactCATTGATTTTGAGTACATTTTCAACAGAATGGTTTCTAAGGTCCAGAATGGACTCTCTGGTCACAGGGAGAGAAACCCCTAATCGAAAACTTGACCTTTTTCATTCTAAAACAGTTTtgacacaattccattttgcaaaaacatttggaaggggtttggggttgttgtttttttcattctaatgaaaataaatttggaaACCTCAAAAGTTGTAGCAAAACAGAATTGTCATTCTCTGGTCAGCTCTACTTGTAAGTAAGTTAGTTGCCATGGCTTGTTATGTTCCCTTTGTtccaggagggaggcagggaaagtTCAAAGTGATgtctaagggctagattgtgacttttaTACCATAGCCAAGGAGCATCGTAGAGATTGTGCCTGCCTGCCTGAACCACAGTCTTGGATGATGGAGTAGTCTTGAttccctgggctgggagccaggaaaaaTCAATTCCTAAGGGAGTGCAGGCCCCTGACATTGTGGAAGCTTTGCATGGCAGTGGAGGGGTAAGGGAAGGAGGATTGGGGCACATTTCTCCCTTGTGTGACTGAGTGGGATTGGATCCTCTCATAATCTGTCCCTGTTcccttacttttttctttaaaatgtggtGGATGATTGATATCTATGAAAGTGAGGAAATAGCCAAGCTTGCAAGAGTGAAGCATAGTTGCAGCCATAGTTGCTCCTGAGTCTTGACCTGCAGCACGTGCTTGCCCTTCTGACCCTAAGCTTCTCCTGAACAGAGCTTCAGACTATGCCAAATAGTGTATTGGTTTTCTAATCTCCATAAACATCTAACTAGGATTATAAACCAATGCTTTTTTCGCATTTGCTGGTATCCGGACACTGAGTAAATCTGATCCACAACTGTTCCACAATAATTTGCTGTCTACTAACAGAGTATCAGTCAGAAACTAATTAAGATGGGGGCCTAATTGACCATTACTTAGATTCCTCATAGAACTTGATTTTTCTCCCTCATTCCCATCAGTGTTCTGTTAGAGAAAGGTAACTCCTTCATAcaatttgtgtatttttaaataaagattactCCCAAACAAGATCCAAGCAATGAATAGGATTTTATTGACAGAGCAAGGCATAAAGAGTTCTGATATTACCAATGGCAAGAACACtggtttatatatattttcatgcATGAGAAAGTATGTTCAGATGCCTGTCCGACTTGTGCTCCGAATAGACAAACTCTGTTGCTAGATAGAGCTGATATTCTTGTTCAAGAaaatagttgttgttttttaaacaactcTTTATTCCTATACAAGGTGCAGTTGTACCCCACAcacactatttcttttgcttgaaGGGAGGAAAGTTTTGTGGTGCATTGCTGCATTCTGGCATGGCCATGTACAGTAACATCATCACATTGTTGATGTCACTTTTTTTGTCCCACAGGACAAATCTGCCAGGGTGACAATCCTAGGTAAGAATGGAGAACAACTGTGAATGTTTCAACATTGAATTTTCACAGTGCACTAGACTAGATTGCATATAGGCATTCTGTAATTGTAATGCTCTGGACACATTTAGTAGCCCTGGACCCTCCCCTTCCTTCTGTCTGTAGAGAATTGGAGATCTCCTGGTAACCCACTGGCCTGAATATGAATCACACAGGAATGCTCAACCACTCAAAAATCCActaaagaatattttcttaaaCAATCTGTGCTACATTTGTCTATCTAGGTGTCTTCTTCTGGCCTTgcctttaattttaaaaggaatctattttaaaaaggcacaaaatagatcaaaaatattttttgtaagaCTCTCTTTGATAGTGGGGCTTTTTCCACATTGCAATCATGTTCTTTGCTAACAAGCCACAGGTGAACACCACATGAGCAGATGAAGATATGATTATAATAGGTGTGTTGACAGTTCTGTATCCTTAACATATGCATCATAACATGCACGTGTGCATCTGTCATATATTTAGgttgttaatttttttccctaatagcTTTAGAGCTATCTGAGCAGTGACCAGTTTCTCTGGTCCTTAATTGAGCAATATTCTCAGTAATTTCAAAGTGAGATTTACTAGCGTAAGGTCTGGAGAATATAGCCCTTCGGAAAACAACTATTCAAAAGCTATGACAAGGATTGCATAGTGTAATGCCACCTGAATGTGGTGAGCATCATAGGTAGTGCAGAAACAAGTTTTAAAGGAtatcaactctctctctctctctccccctccccccccatccctatTATCATTGTAATGGGAAAGAATTCTAGATATTAGATTGTGGTTTGTATAATCAATACCTTGCTTTTAGGTATCAGACAGGCAGGGCTACCTAATTAGCTATGAGTATAACTCAGATATTTTGTGGTATCAGGCatggggagggatagttcaggggtttgagcattggcctgctaaactcagggttctgagttcaatccttgaaggggccatttagggatctggggcaaaaactggggtttggtcttgctttgagcagggggttgggctagataacttcctgaggtctcttccaactctgatattctatgattttaataccaatttagtattaaaaaaaactttcaaaaaattCTGCTGTGATGAACTGAGGAGAAATATGTATGTTTTCAtgtttcctcttctcttctctctatTTACATTCTTTGCTCCTGAGATTTGATAAAGGAAAGGGAAAACTATCAAACTGCAAATCATCCATTTGTGTTTATGTTTGCTCTCTGTTCTTTAGTAACCCAGAGTACAAGGATACGCCGATGGATATTGCACAACTTCCTCATCTGCCAGAGAAAACCTCAGAATCCTCAGAGACCTCTGATTCTGAATCAGACTCAAAGGACAACTCAGGTAATATAAACAATCCTGCGCGCCGActactttccttttttattttatatttttgtatctTCAAGAGCCAAGTCAGTGATTGTATTTCCAGATTATCACTAAATCTCACATTTTTCATGGATGGTTCAGCTTTAGAAAAAATACCTTAAAACCtcaaaatcctgtttttaaaagataTCAAAATCTTTAGTGACCCAGAATGATCGGCTATTTACTCAGTGCATGCATGCCTGGTTGAATTAcacttatctaaatatttgaaTCCCCAGCTGAGTTTGTGAGCAAGCATTATGCCTTGTGCAAAGGCTTACATTGTAACTACTGAATATGATTCCAGTTCTTATCTGTCGCATGTAGTCAGATGTTCCTAACATAAATGTACACTGTCAAAGTTTATCACCCCCTTTGCTGTATAAATAGGCTTCTTGAGTTGCTTCACTAGGGGGCAGTAAAGATTGCAAAAGTTGtatattttcttaaattaaaagcaTTACATTTTATTAGAACTTTACAGGTTCAAAGCACCTGTTTGTAAGTTTTACTTttctttggggattttttgtttgttttaatactaATGATCTGGTTCAATTAATTCTATAAATAAAAAATCCTAAAGAATGGCAGTCTGTTCAGCCTGTTAATTTATTCCCCAGTAGATTTATAAGTAATTACATAGGTAGATGTACAGATTGGCTGGTGTCTTTGTATGGGATTGTCTTTAGTCCAAAAAATAATTCtgtaggcctgattcttctctcatgtcTGTATAAATCAGGAACAAATACACCAAAGTCATTGGTTACACACTATTGTAAATcaggtgtaagtgagaagagaatcatgacctatatgttttgttttttaattaagcaGCCATTTGTTCTCTCATCTTTTGCACTTATTCCTCCTTTCTCTTTTGACAGCTCTGTTTGACAGTGAGAGTCAGATGTTAGGCAAACATACAGGCTTTATGTCCATGTGATTTGAGATCTCATCAGCCATTCAGAATGCTTTTTTTCCTACCCAGTTTCTAGATAACCCGATAATACAGTTGTGGAGAAAAGAGTTTCTATAGTTGAGAAGTGTATTTATGTTCATGACTGCTGAGGCTGGCACAGAGTAAGAGAGCATTCTTCAGTGATGCACAGATGCATGCATCTTAGAAAGTAGGACAAAACTTTTGACAGCTTTGGGTTCTTTTGTGTTCACTTAATGtgaattaaacaaaaatacagaAAGGCCTAGGTTCATAAGATCTTCTTGGCTGAAACTAGTAAGTTCAGTCCAAGCGTTTTTAAATCTGCAGACAACCTTGGTGCCATTTTGTTTTATCTTAGGTTCAAGTCACTCTACCAAATGGGAAcagtagtttaaaagaaaaaaacttttctttttaaatttttttttggttagcaATTTGGCTTTAAGTAGAAATAAAAGCTGTTTTTTCATAACAGAAGGTTTCAGAatcttattaatttttttttaaaaccgctctaaataaattaaatgtacaGAGCCTGAAGCTTTGAACAGCTAACATCCCCATCAAGACCAGCTGTTCAGCTGCTTCTGGCAAACTGTTTGGAATTGCCATGGCTCCAGGAGAACCCAATCTTTACAGAAAAACTGgcccttttttcccctgctcagagcagagaATTTAAAATGGTAATTCTTGGCTCTGATGAGGGAAAACAAAAACGTCTTTTATTTCCAAAGGAAAGAATTCTGACTGTTCTGCACAGACTGGGTTCTCCTCAAGCCATTCATGACCCTTTCAAACAGTGTGTGATAATTGTCCATTTTCTGAAAGCTGATCTTGGCTGCCGGAGTCCAACGGACTCAAGTGTTTGTCTTATTCAGCTAAAAATGaggtaaatataaaataaagttaaaagaaatAGGAGGAGGacaggaccagatcctgagctgatagAAATTGGTACAGCTCCATTTGTTGCACTGGAGTTATTTttttctactttatttttttaCCTTCCAAGGGAATattggcacacagcagggcaatgTAACTACGTTGTTTTAACTGATATATTCATTCAGATTTATAAAcagaggacctgattctccactcacccTGGGGTAACtgaagagtaactccattgaagtccacaTGACGCCAGTGTAGAACAcgagtaagtgagaggagaatcaggggcGTGGATTATCACTTCATCATGCTACTGCGTCACTCCTATTCCCATTATAAGAACGTGTATGCTAAACAGAAATCTCGAGAGTGCATCACCAGTGCTGAATCGTTCACTGACATCTCACTTCGGTGAACACAATTGGAATCCAGTTGCAGTCAGTTATCAGAATTGTTCTCATTAAAGAGAATGTACCAAAGGATCCCACTTGAAATAGGTGCCCTCACATTTGTTACAAAAGCTGCAGTCCAGTGACAAATCCACCAGACCTTTGCCCATTGCCACTGACAGTCCTGAATCAGGGGGATTAATGATAATCAAATCCCTTCAAGCTTGATGCTGCTAGAACTGTGAATCTAGAGCTCAGAAAAACCCTCCTCAGCTGAGCCTCAGAGGAATGCTTTTACCAGAACTTTACAGGCAATAACATCTCATTTTAGGTAGACAAATGGAGTTCTAATCTGATGTTCCTATTGCTAATGGTGTTTTTCACGTTTCTTTCCTTCCAGAGGATAATGAGAACTCAAAGTCAGATGACAAAGGAAACCAATCAGAAAACAGCGAAGACCCTGAATCTGATAGGAAGAAGTCTGGGAATCAGTCAGATAATGAAATGAACTGTAATGACGATGGGAACAGCTCCAGCAACCAGGACAGCAGGGACAGTGatgacagctttgaaaattctgACTTTGAGAATCAAAAGGCCCCTGAGGACAGTTTTGGTACTCTTGGTTCTATGCAGATCAAGGTGGAGCGCTACGTGGAGAGTGAATCAGACTTGCGGTTGCAGAACTGTGAATCGTTGACATCAGACAGCGCCAAGGACTCAGATAGTGGAGGGGAGGTAAATGCCCAGTCTTCCAGCAAACATcaaaagaggaagaagaggaggaaaaagcagAAAGGAGGCAGCATGACCCGCAGAAGGCTGTCAAGCACTTCAAGCCCAAATGGACTTGACTCAGCTTTGGTGgaccagccccagctgctctcGTCGCCAAACAGTGCCTCAGTGCTCAAAATTAAAACAGAGATCTCAGAACCTATCAATTTTGATAATGATAGCAGTATTTGGAATTACCCACCTAACAGGGAAATCTCAAGGAATGAATCGCCCTACAGTATGACCAAGCCCCCAAGCTCAGagcacttcccctccccacaagccaGCAGTAGTTTACATGTCTCCATTCCAGACTCCGTTCTCACCCCACCGGGGTCTGAAAATACTGCCAGCCGCAAAACTCAGTTCAGCACCTCATCCAGCTCGGCCTTGGCTCCTGTATCCTCTGACCCTTTGTCACCCCCGCTTTCAGCATCTCCACGGGACAAACATCCCGGAGGTCCCAGCACTTCCAACTCTTTGTTGTACACTGGGGATCTGGAAGCCCTTCAGAGGTTGCAAGCAGGCAATGTGGTGCTTCCTTTGGTTCACAGGGTAACTGGAACCCTTGCTGCCACCAGCACTGCTGCTCAGAGGGTCTACACCACTGGCACTATTCGGTATGCTCCAGCTGAAGTTACTTTAGCCATGCAGGGCAACCTTCTCCCTAATACCCACGCTGTTAACTTTGTTGACGTTAACAGCCCCAGCTTTGGGCTGGATCCTAAAACGCCGATGGAAATGCTCTACCACCACGTTCACCGACTCAATATGTCGGGACCATTTGGAAGTGCTGTGAGCGGGGCCAGTCTGACCCAAATGCCTGCAGGGAACGTGTTCACAACTGCCGAAGGACTTTTTTCCACTCTTCCATTTCCTGTGTACAGCAATGGCATTCACACTACACAGACTCTGGAACGGAAAGAGGATTGAAATATGACCACATACTGTGTTCAGTGTTATTCTCTGAGGCATAGACTATGTTTTAATT
This window encodes:
- the NPAS3 gene encoding neuronal PAS domain-containing protein 3 isoform X1, giving the protein MIRIFPDFSVQVTAAAAGGAAGGVPAGPGMGRASTAANGNPQNVQGITSYQQRITVQHPLPNQSECRKIYRYDGIYCESTYQNLQALRKEKSRDAARSRRGKENFEFYELAKLLPLPAAITSQLDKASIIRLTISYLKMRDFANQGDPPWNLRMEGPPPNTSVKGIQMWKSEVCMRKTPCEVIGAQRRRSPSALAIEVFESHLGSHILQSLDGFVFALNQEGKFLYISETVSIYLGLSQVELTGSSVFDYVHPGDHVEMAEQLGMKLPPGRGLLSQGTAEDGASSASSSSQSETPEPVESTSPSLLTTDNTLERSFFIRMKSTLTKRGVHIKSSGYKVIHITGRLRLRVSLSHGRTVPSQIMGLVVVAHALPPPTINEVRIDCHMFVTRVNMDLNIIYCENRISDYMDLTPVDIVGKRCYHFIHAEDVEGIRHSHLDLLNKGQCVTKYYRWMQKNGGYIWIQSSATIAINAKNANEKNIIWVNYLLSNPEYKDTPMDIAQLPHLPEKTSESSETSDSESDSKDNSEDNENSKSDDKGNQSENSEDPESDRKKSGNQSDNEMNCNDDGNSSSNQDSRDSDDSFENSDFENQKAPEDSFGTLGSMQIKVERYVESESDLRLQNCESLTSDSAKDSDSGGEVNAQSSSKHQKRKKRRKKQKGGSMTRRRLSSTSSPNGLDSALVDQPQLLSSPNSASVLKIKTEISEPINFDNDSSIWNYPPNREISRNESPYSMTKPPSSEHFPSPQASSSLHVSIPDSVLTPPGSENTASRKTQFSTSSSSALAPVSSDPLSPPLSASPRDKHPGGPSTSNSLLYTGDLEALQRLQAGNVVLPLVHRVTGTLAATSTAAQRVYTTGTIRYAPAEVTLAMQGNLLPNTHAVNFVDVNSPSFGLDPKTPMEMLYHHVHRLNMSGPFGSAVSGASLTQMPAGNVFTTAEGLFSTLPFPVYSNGIHTTQTLERKED
- the NPAS3 gene encoding neuronal PAS domain-containing protein 3 isoform X6, translating into MAPTKPSFQQDPSRRERITVQHPLPNQSECRKIYRYDGIYCESTYQNLQALRKEKSRDAARSRRGKENFEFYELAKLLPLPAAITSQLDKASIIRLTISYLKMRDFANQGDPPWNLRMEGPPPNTSVKVIGAQRRRSPSALAIEVFESHLGSHILQSLDGFVFALNQEGKFLYISETVSIYLGLSQVELTGSSVFDYVHPGDHVEMAEQLGMKLPPGRGLLSQGTAEDGASSASSSSQSETPEPVESTSPSLLTTDNTLERSFFIRMKSTLTKRGVHIKSSGYKVIHITGRLRLRVSLSHGRTVPSQIMGLVVVAHALPPPTINEVRIDCHMFVTRVNMDLNIIYCENRISDYMDLTPVDIVGKRCYHFIHAEDVEGIRHSHLDLLNKGQCVTKYYRWMQKNGGYIWIQSSATIAINAKNANEKNIIWVNYLLSNPEYKDTPMDIAQLPHLPEKTSESSETSDSESDSKDNSEDNENSKSDDKGNQSENSEDPESDRKKSGNQSDNEMNCNDDGNSSSNQDSRDSDDSFENSDFENQKAPEDSFGTLGSMQIKVERYVESESDLRLQNCESLTSDSAKDSDSGGEVNAQSSSKHQKRKKRRKKQKGGSMTRRRLSSTSSPNGLDSALVDQPQLLSSPNSASVLKIKTEISEPINFDNDSSIWNYPPNREISRNESPYSMTKPPSSEHFPSPQASSSLHVSIPDSVLTPPGSENTASRKTQFSTSSSSALAPVSSDPLSPPLSASPRDKHPGGPSTSNSLLYTGDLEALQRLQAGNVVLPLVHRVTGTLAATSTAAQRVYTTGTIRYAPAEVTLAMQGNLLPNTHAVNFVDVNSPSFGLDPKTPMEMLYHHVHRLNMSGPFGSAVSGASLTQMPAGNVFTTAEGLFSTLPFPVYSNGIHTTQTLERKED
- the NPAS3 gene encoding neuronal PAS domain-containing protein 3 isoform X3, with the protein product MIRIFPDFSVQVTAAAAGGAAGGVPAGPGMGRASTAANGNPQNVQGITSYQQRLQALRKEKSRDAARSRRGKENFEFYELAKLLPLPAAITSQLDKASIIRLTISYLKMRDFANQGDPPWNLRMEGPPPNTSVKGIQMWKSEVCMRKTPCEVIGAQRRRSPSALAIEVFESHLGSHILQSLDGFVFALNQEGKFLYISETVSIYLGLSQVELTGSSVFDYVHPGDHVEMAEQLGMKLPPGRGLLSQGTAEDGASSASSSSQSETPEPVESTSPSLLTTDNTLERSFFIRMKSTLTKRGVHIKSSGYKVIHITGRLRLRVSLSHGRTVPSQIMGLVVVAHALPPPTINEVRIDCHMFVTRVNMDLNIIYCENRISDYMDLTPVDIVGKRCYHFIHAEDVEGIRHSHLDLLNKGQCVTKYYRWMQKNGGYIWIQSSATIAINAKNANEKNIIWVNYLLSNPEYKDTPMDIAQLPHLPEKTSESSETSDSESDSKDNSEDNENSKSDDKGNQSENSEDPESDRKKSGNQSDNEMNCNDDGNSSSNQDSRDSDDSFENSDFENQKAPEDSFGTLGSMQIKVERYVESESDLRLQNCESLTSDSAKDSDSGGEVNAQSSSKHQKRKKRRKKQKGGSMTRRRLSSTSSPNGLDSALVDQPQLLSSPNSASVLKIKTEISEPINFDNDSSIWNYPPNREISRNESPYSMTKPPSSEHFPSPQASSSLHVSIPDSVLTPPGSENTASRKTQFSTSSSSALAPVSSDPLSPPLSASPRDKHPGGPSTSNSLLYTGDLEALQRLQAGNVVLPLVHRVTGTLAATSTAAQRVYTTGTIRYAPAEVTLAMQGNLLPNTHAVNFVDVNSPSFGLDPKTPMEMLYHHVHRLNMSGPFGSAVSGASLTQMPAGNVFTTAEGLFSTLPFPVYSNGIHTTQTLERKED